A region of Nocardioides alkalitolerans DNA encodes the following proteins:
- a CDS encoding SDR family NAD(P)-dependent oxidoreductase, with protein MSTSPAPADRLAGLGVVVTGGGRGIGRALAVRAATEGARVVVNDLDADAAAAVAAEVGGTAAPGDVATTDGVRRVLAIAVAELGRVDVFLANAGIDSTSGGMVDDAPSLATSDEAWARMLDVNVMAHVRAARELVPGWLARAEETGGTGGRFVVTASAAGLLTMLGSAPYSVTKHAAVGFAEWLSATYGHRGVAVQALCPQGVRTAMLDNAGPLTGLLSRDSALEPSDVADAWARALDERRFLVLPHPEVADYYAARATDTDRWLAGMQRLQAKLDRG; from the coding sequence GTGAGCACGTCCCCCGCCCCCGCCGACCGGCTGGCGGGCCTCGGGGTCGTCGTCACCGGCGGCGGGCGCGGCATCGGCCGCGCCCTCGCCGTGCGCGCCGCCACCGAGGGGGCACGCGTCGTCGTCAACGACCTCGACGCCGACGCGGCCGCCGCCGTGGCGGCGGAGGTCGGCGGCACCGCGGCTCCCGGGGACGTCGCCACGACCGACGGCGTACGCCGCGTGCTCGCCATCGCCGTCGCCGAGCTCGGTCGGGTCGACGTCTTCCTCGCCAACGCGGGCATCGACTCGACGTCCGGCGGGATGGTCGACGACGCGCCCAGCCTCGCGACCTCCGACGAGGCGTGGGCCCGCATGCTCGACGTCAACGTCATGGCCCACGTGCGCGCGGCCCGCGAGCTCGTCCCCGGCTGGCTCGCCCGTGCCGAGGAGACCGGCGGCACCGGGGGGCGCTTCGTCGTCACCGCGTCGGCGGCCGGGCTGCTGACGATGCTGGGCTCCGCGCCGTACTCGGTGACGAAGCACGCCGCCGTCGGTTTCGCGGAGTGGTTGAGCGCGACGTACGGGCACCGCGGGGTCGCCGTGCAGGCACTGTGCCCGCAGGGCGTGCGCACCGCCATGCTCGACAACGCCGGCCCGCTCACCGGGCTGCTCTCGCGGGACTCGGCGCTGGAGCCGTCCGACGTCGCCGACGCCTGGGCGCGGGCGTTGGACGAGCGGCGCTTCCTGGTGCTGCCGCACCCGGAGGTGGCGGACTACTACGCCGCGCGCGCCACCGACACCGACCGCTGGCTGGCGGGCATGCAGCGCCTCCAGGCGAAGCTGGACCGGGGCTGA
- the hemE gene encoding uroporphyrinogen decarboxylase, whose amino-acid sequence MSAPQPVQQPDPRLADSVFLKAARGEAVPHTPVWYMRQAGRSLPEYLRVREGIGMLESCMDADLVTEITLQPVRRYGVDAAVFFSDIVLPLKAVGVDLDIKPGIGPVVANPVRTLADVAAIPDLTPEHVPFITEAVRRLAGELGGTPLLGFAGAPFTVASYLVEGGPSKEHARTKAMMFGAPDVWAALMEKIAGIAAAFLEVQVRAGASAVQLFDSWAGALTPADYAAHVQPHSARVLAAIGELGVPRIHFGVGTSNLLGLMGEAGADIVGVDWRTPLADAIGRVGGRGVQGNLDPTLVFAPTEVLLARAAEVIEAGRAAPGHIFNLGHGVIPSTDPGQLERLTEFVQTYALD is encoded by the coding sequence GTGTCCGCGCCCCAGCCCGTCCAGCAGCCCGACCCCCGCCTCGCCGACTCGGTCTTCCTCAAGGCCGCCCGCGGGGAGGCGGTGCCGCACACGCCGGTCTGGTACATGCGGCAGGCCGGGCGCTCGCTGCCGGAGTACCTGCGGGTGCGCGAGGGCATCGGCATGCTCGAGTCCTGCATGGACGCCGACCTCGTCACCGAGATCACGCTGCAGCCGGTGCGCCGGTACGGCGTGGACGCGGCCGTCTTCTTCTCCGACATCGTGCTGCCGCTCAAGGCGGTCGGGGTCGACCTCGACATCAAGCCGGGCATCGGCCCGGTCGTGGCGAACCCGGTGCGCACCCTGGCCGACGTCGCCGCGATCCCCGACCTGACGCCGGAGCACGTCCCCTTCATCACGGAGGCGGTCCGGCGGCTGGCGGGCGAGCTGGGCGGCACGCCGCTGCTCGGCTTCGCGGGCGCGCCGTTCACGGTGGCGTCCTACCTGGTCGAGGGCGGTCCCTCGAAGGAGCACGCGCGCACGAAGGCCATGATGTTCGGCGCCCCCGACGTGTGGGCGGCCCTCATGGAGAAGATCGCCGGCATCGCGGCGGCCTTCCTCGAGGTGCAGGTGCGGGCCGGCGCGTCCGCCGTGCAGCTCTTCGACTCGTGGGCCGGCGCGTTGACGCCCGCCGACTACGCGGCCCACGTACAGCCCCACTCGGCGCGCGTGCTCGCCGCGATCGGCGAGCTGGGCGTGCCGCGCATCCACTTCGGCGTGGGCACGTCGAACCTGCTCGGCCTCATGGGCGAGGCCGGGGCCGACATCGTGGGCGTCGACTGGCGCACGCCGCTGGCCGACGCGATCGGTCGCGTCGGCGGGCGGGGGGTGCAGGGCAACCTCGACCCGACGCTCGTGTTCGCGCCGACCGAGGTGCTCCTGGCGCGGGCCGCGGAGGTCATCGAGGCCGGCCGTGCCGCGCCCGGCCACATCTTCAACCTCGGCCACGGCGTCATCCCGTCGACCGACCCGGGCCAGCTCGAGCGGCTGACGGAGTTCGTGCAGACCTACGCGCTGGACTGA
- a CDS encoding DUF3000 domain-containing protein produces MAAGHDARPGTDAGLVPSAFRDAVAAMRGARVRPEVHLEEMPAPRRIAPYAAAVTGDVEEGEEEVATGRLILLHDPDGNDAWEGTFRCVTYVRADIEGELATDPMLAEVGWSWLREALEAHGAAYGAAAGTVTCVTTRGFGQMSDDETTAQIEIRASWSPADLALDRHTEAWAELMCQAAGLPPLPDGVALLPSRRQRGRS; encoded by the coding sequence ATGGCCGCTGGACATGACGCGCGCCCGGGCACCGACGCCGGGCTCGTCCCGAGCGCCTTCCGCGACGCCGTGGCGGCGATGCGGGGGGCACGCGTGCGACCCGAGGTGCACCTGGAAGAGATGCCGGCGCCACGTCGGATCGCGCCGTACGCGGCCGCCGTGACGGGCGACGTCGAGGAGGGCGAGGAGGAGGTCGCGACCGGCCGCCTCATCCTGCTGCACGACCCCGACGGCAACGACGCGTGGGAGGGCACCTTCCGCTGCGTGACCTACGTGCGCGCCGACATCGAGGGCGAGCTCGCCACCGACCCGATGCTCGCCGAGGTCGGCTGGTCGTGGCTGCGGGAGGCCCTCGAGGCCCACGGCGCCGCGTACGGCGCGGCCGCCGGCACCGTCACCTGCGTGACCACCCGCGGGTTCGGCCAGATGTCCGACGACGAGACCACCGCGCAGATCGAGATCCGTGCCTCGTGGTCGCCCGCCGACCTCGCCCTCGACCGGCACACCGAGGCCTGGGCGGAGCTCATGTGCCAGGCCGCCGGCCTCCCGCCGCTGCCCGACGGCGTCGCGCTGCTCCCCAGCCGGCGCCAGCGGGGCCGCTCGTGA
- a CDS encoding HRDC domain-containing protein, with the protein MTDAPSTGPDAQEPETPEAPDAPEAPLLELRDGLTPVIETAEALADYCAAVAAADGPVAIDAERASGYRYSNRAYLIQLRREGAGTALVDPIAFESLAPLQEAIGDAEWILHAATQDLACLAEVGLHPTRLFDTELAGRLLGHPRVGLASLVERQLGRRMRKEHSAVDWSRRPLPEPWLVYAALDVEVLVELRALLVAELEEQGKTEWARQEFEHLLSFTPTVRVDPWRRVSGTHKLRGRRALAAVRALWTTRDDIARTRDTTPSRVLPDSAIIAAAEALPTTRGALLATPGFKGRGADRYAARWVEAVQEALDLDESALPARTLRGDGPPPVRAWADKDPAAARRHAVGRDAVAALAEERSVPVENLLTPDYLRRLLWSPPRTRDRADLVEAVGAQLASYGARPWQVELTAPLLADAVIAGDAEPADSSAED; encoded by the coding sequence GTGACCGACGCCCCGTCGACGGGACCCGACGCGCAGGAGCCCGAGACCCCGGAGGCTCCCGACGCTCCCGAGGCCCCGCTGCTCGAGCTGCGCGACGGGCTCACCCCCGTCATCGAGACCGCGGAGGCCCTGGCGGACTACTGCGCGGCGGTGGCCGCCGCGGACGGTCCGGTCGCGATCGACGCCGAGCGCGCCTCGGGCTACCGCTACTCCAACCGCGCCTACCTCATCCAGCTGCGCCGCGAGGGCGCCGGCACGGCGCTGGTCGACCCCATCGCGTTCGAGTCCCTCGCCCCGCTGCAGGAGGCCATCGGCGACGCCGAGTGGATCCTCCACGCCGCGACGCAGGACCTGGCGTGCCTCGCCGAGGTCGGGCTCCACCCCACCCGGCTCTTCGACACCGAGCTCGCCGGGCGCCTGCTGGGCCACCCGCGGGTCGGCCTCGCCAGCCTCGTCGAGCGCCAGCTCGGGCGGCGGATGCGCAAGGAGCACTCCGCCGTCGACTGGTCGCGCCGCCCCCTGCCGGAGCCGTGGCTGGTCTACGCCGCGCTCGACGTGGAGGTGCTCGTCGAGCTGCGCGCGCTCCTCGTCGCCGAGCTCGAGGAGCAGGGCAAGACCGAGTGGGCGCGCCAGGAGTTCGAGCACCTGCTGTCCTTCACCCCCACCGTGCGGGTCGACCCGTGGCGACGGGTGTCCGGCACCCACAAGCTGCGCGGCCGTCGTGCCCTCGCCGCGGTCCGCGCCCTCTGGACGACCCGCGACGACATCGCCCGCACCCGTGACACCACGCCCAGCCGCGTGCTGCCCGACTCCGCGATCATCGCGGCCGCCGAGGCGCTCCCGACGACGCGCGGCGCGCTGCTCGCGACGCCGGGCTTCAAGGGTCGGGGCGCGGACCGGTACGCCGCGCGCTGGGTCGAGGCCGTCCAGGAGGCCCTCGACCTCGACGAGTCCGCCCTGCCGGCACGCACCCTGCGGGGTGACGGACCCCCGCCCGTGCGGGCCTGGGCCGACAAGGACCCGGCCGCCGCCCGCCGCCACGCCGTGGGCCGCGACGCGGTCGCCGCCCTCGCGGAGGAGCGCTCCGTGCCGGTCGAGAACCTGCTGACGCCGGACTACCTCCGGCGGTTGCTGTGGTCGCCGCCGCGCACCCGCGACCGTGCGGACCTCGTGGAGGCCGTGGGGGCGCAGCTCGCGTCGTACGGCGCCCGGCCCTGGCAGGTGGAGCTCACCGCACCCCTGCTCGCCGACGCGGTCATCGCCGGCGACGCGGAGCCCGCGGACTCGTCGGCCGAGGACTGA
- a CDS encoding extracellular solute-binding protein translates to MERRRAAVGAVASVALLVPTLAACQGDGEATPEPTPPTTAAAADLTLGTYGMPEAEVEALVAETTELNEATETRQVQVQASNSSLRDAVAAGEALPDLFFASNSDLAYLDGQDLIEPVDSYMVDRNVDFGDTLSYDGVKAFTVNDRLACMPYSIDPLVIFYNKALVDWDAMEAEGLPVPSSGRWGLEELEAAARFASDPEAGTKGLYVGPTLEQLAPFVLSGGGAVFDDQTPPTSTALSEESSVSALTQALQVLREPQITLTADELAQADAMEWFTSGRLGMIMAPRSEVPALRAVDGLDFDVIFPPSVDERATVGTAGGICMSLDSEAKEAAADTIVDLTSPDAMAGVTEAGYIVPVLLEVAQSDAYQQPDQLPESASVWTNNLRYTYFLPAVPDEAALDAAVAPYLDALLNDAILNEETILSTVTELDEASRLLLGGSTEEE, encoded by the coding sequence GTGGAGCGTCGCAGAGCTGCGGTCGGAGCGGTCGCGTCGGTGGCCCTGCTGGTCCCGACCCTCGCGGCCTGCCAGGGCGACGGCGAGGCGACGCCGGAGCCGACGCCCCCGACGACCGCCGCGGCCGCCGACCTCACGCTGGGCACCTACGGGATGCCCGAGGCGGAGGTCGAGGCCCTCGTCGCCGAGACCACCGAGCTCAACGAGGCCACCGAGACCCGCCAGGTGCAGGTGCAGGCCTCGAACTCCTCGCTGCGCGACGCCGTCGCGGCGGGCGAGGCCCTGCCCGACCTCTTCTTCGCGTCGAACAGCGACCTGGCCTACCTCGACGGCCAGGACCTCATCGAGCCCGTCGACTCCTACATGGTGGACCGCAACGTCGACTTCGGCGACACGCTGTCCTACGACGGGGTCAAGGCGTTCACCGTCAACGACCGCCTGGCGTGCATGCCCTACTCGATCGACCCGCTCGTGATCTTCTACAACAAGGCGCTCGTCGACTGGGACGCCATGGAGGCCGAGGGGCTGCCCGTGCCGAGCAGCGGCCGTTGGGGCCTCGAGGAGCTCGAGGCCGCGGCCCGCTTCGCGTCCGACCCGGAGGCCGGCACGAAGGGCCTCTACGTGGGGCCGACGCTCGAGCAGCTCGCCCCGTTCGTGCTGTCGGGCGGTGGCGCGGTGTTCGACGACCAGACGCCGCCGACCTCGACCGCGCTGTCGGAGGAGTCCTCGGTCAGCGCGCTCACCCAGGCCCTGCAGGTGCTCCGCGAGCCCCAGATCACCCTCACGGCCGACGAGCTGGCGCAGGCCGACGCGATGGAGTGGTTCACCTCGGGCCGGCTCGGGATGATCATGGCGCCGCGCTCCGAGGTGCCCGCGCTGCGCGCCGTCGACGGGCTCGACTTCGACGTCATCTTCCCGCCCTCGGTGGACGAGCGTGCCACCGTCGGCACCGCCGGCGGCATCTGCATGTCGCTCGATTCCGAGGCGAAGGAGGCGGCGGCCGACACCATCGTCGACCTGACCAGCCCCGACGCGATGGCGGGCGTCACCGAGGCCGGTTACATCGTGCCGGTGCTGCTCGAGGTGGCCCAGTCCGACGCCTACCAGCAGCCCGACCAGCTGCCGGAGTCCGCGAGCGTCTGGACCAACAACCTGCGCTACACCTACTTCCTGCCGGCCGTGCCGGACGAGGCCGCGCTGGACGCCGCGGTCGCGCCGTACCTCGACGCGCTCCTCAACGACGCCATCCTCAACGAGGAGACGATCCTCTCGACCGTCACCGAGCTCGACGAGGCATCGCGGCTGCTGCTCGGCGGCAGCACCGAGGAGGAGTAG
- a CDS encoding helix-turn-helix domain-containing protein produces MTLPIRAEDAEAAARLTSAVRSVAPELALEIADEIQAKVASYAGHPEGRRHQLIEGAVAAAIEHLMAVAEGRPFANARVDDLFRQMGHGEAWEEGDLDATQAAFRVATQDAWRHLRDLARTHGLSAHALGVLGDRMFAYLDHLVEQTRIGYDVARRRLESDRGRARRRLLDALLRGVDGEALRSLANAAQWRVPERLVVLGLEHREVTVADEQSATLRQQVREVLAAGGVLDRVLVRPDGSGLVLLAPAPEVDEVVEVLEPLLAQTGHRVGLGWPVGPAELRDALRWVRKMLTLAGSGIVPDGPLLRCAEHRTQIWLHAEPLLRQGLVQDLLSPLLAETPNSREILSETLLAWLESRDSAPAIAARLGVHAQTVRYRWKRINELFGEDLHDPEFVVSLTMVLKASVPLWKAGDQRDFERFHRATG; encoded by the coding sequence GTGACGTTGCCCATCAGGGCGGAGGACGCCGAGGCGGCGGCGCGGTTGACCAGCGCCGTGCGCTCGGTGGCGCCCGAGCTGGCGCTGGAGATCGCCGACGAGATCCAGGCCAAGGTGGCGAGCTACGCCGGCCACCCGGAGGGTCGCCGCCACCAGCTGATCGAGGGTGCGGTCGCCGCGGCGATCGAGCACCTCATGGCGGTGGCGGAGGGGCGCCCGTTCGCGAACGCGCGCGTCGACGACCTCTTCCGCCAGATGGGCCACGGGGAGGCCTGGGAGGAGGGCGACCTCGACGCCACGCAGGCGGCGTTCCGCGTCGCCACCCAGGACGCGTGGCGGCACCTGCGCGACCTCGCGCGCACGCACGGCCTCTCGGCCCACGCGCTCGGGGTGCTCGGCGACCGGATGTTCGCCTACCTCGACCACCTCGTGGAGCAGACCCGCATCGGGTACGACGTCGCGCGACGCCGGCTCGAGAGCGACCGTGGCCGCGCGCGGCGCCGGCTGCTCGACGCCCTGCTGCGCGGCGTCGACGGCGAGGCCCTGCGGTCGCTGGCCAACGCCGCGCAGTGGCGCGTGCCGGAGCGGCTCGTCGTGCTGGGCCTCGAGCACCGCGAGGTCACCGTCGCCGACGAGCAGTCGGCGACCCTGCGCCAGCAGGTGCGCGAGGTGCTGGCCGCCGGGGGCGTCCTCGACCGGGTGCTGGTGCGTCCCGACGGGTCGGGGCTCGTGCTGCTCGCGCCCGCGCCGGAGGTCGACGAGGTCGTCGAGGTGCTCGAGCCGCTGCTCGCGCAAACGGGCCACCGGGTCGGCCTGGGCTGGCCGGTCGGTCCGGCCGAGCTGCGCGACGCCCTGCGCTGGGTGCGGAAGATGCTGACGCTGGCCGGGTCGGGGATCGTGCCCGACGGCCCGCTGCTCCGCTGTGCGGAGCACCGCACGCAGATCTGGCTGCACGCCGAGCCGCTGCTGCGCCAGGGGCTGGTCCAGGACCTGCTGTCGCCGCTGCTGGCCGAGACGCCCAACTCGCGGGAGATCCTGTCGGAGACGCTCCTCGCGTGGCTCGAGTCGCGCGACAGCGCGCCGGCGATCGCGGCGCGTCTGGGGGTGCACGCCCAGACGGTGCGCTACCGCTGGAAGCGGATCAACGAGCTGTTCGGCGAGGACCTGCACGACCCGGAGTTCGTGGTGTCGCTGACCATGGTGCTCAAGGCCAGCGTCCCGCTGTGGAAGGCGGGCGACCAGCGGGACTTCGAGCGCTTCCACCGGGCGACGGGCTGA
- a CDS encoding HAD family hydrolase → MSAVLLAVGAVLLLVSALLVVLADTLALAPLRADGAVVPRGGVLLAAARHGDVVVAEAGGFATDGELQVVAVEPVEPDHDRNLRWFAGALEHQGEGPVSRAISRLAGSGRVTDVRRVPGAGIEGSVDRHPVRVGDPRWLGVAAPTATRGGRTVAVEVDGRMLGSITVADRVRPEATGALTRLTADGWTTTMVSSAGEVEAQRLAAETGGDVRAVADADGRRALVAGLAEAGRSVVWVAGGAGTVPAGARLALTDAAGAATTRAGDVPVVVLPDVAVDRVEVLLARLRGLPGRLRAVRVGSGATALVGAVLVVAGVLV, encoded by the coding sequence ATGAGCGCCGTGCTGCTCGCCGTCGGTGCCGTCCTGCTGCTCGTCTCCGCCCTCCTCGTCGTGCTGGCCGACACCCTCGCCCTCGCCCCGCTCCGGGCGGACGGCGCCGTGGTCCCGCGCGGCGGCGTGCTGCTCGCCGCCGCGCGCCACGGGGACGTCGTCGTCGCCGAGGCCGGCGGCTTCGCGACCGACGGCGAGCTGCAGGTGGTGGCGGTCGAGCCGGTCGAGCCCGACCACGACCGCAACCTGCGCTGGTTCGCCGGGGCGCTGGAGCACCAGGGCGAGGGCCCGGTCTCGCGGGCCATCTCCCGGCTGGCGGGCAGCGGCCGGGTCACCGACGTACGCCGCGTCCCCGGCGCCGGCATCGAGGGCTCGGTCGACCGCCACCCGGTGCGCGTGGGCGACCCGCGGTGGCTCGGGGTGGCCGCGCCGACCGCCACCCGCGGGGGACGCACCGTGGCGGTCGAGGTGGACGGCCGGATGCTCGGCTCCATCACGGTCGCCGACCGGGTGCGGCCCGAGGCCACGGGAGCCCTGACCCGGCTCACGGCCGACGGCTGGACGACCACGATGGTGAGCTCCGCCGGCGAGGTCGAGGCCCAGCGGCTGGCCGCGGAGACCGGCGGCGACGTCCGTGCCGTCGCGGACGCCGACGGCCGCCGGGCCCTGGTCGCCGGGCTCGCGGAGGCCGGTCGGTCCGTGGTCTGGGTGGCGGGAGGCGCCGGAACCGTGCCCGCTGGAGCGCGTCTCGCGCTCACCGACGCCGCCGGTGCCGCGACGACGCGCGCGGGGGACGTGCCCGTGGTCGTGCTGCCCGACGTCGCGGTCGACCGCGTGGAGGTGCTCCTCGCGCGGCTGCGGGGACTGCCGGGGCGGCTGCGCGCCGTACGGGTCGGAAGCGGGGCGACGGCACTGGTGGGGGCCGTGCTCGTCGTCGCGGGGGTGCTGGTGTGA
- a CDS encoding ABC transporter permease, whose amino-acid sequence MTTTRSARGRAALRTFRDAVPLRSVGLVLGVLVLQLAFVASYVGAFHDPTPHEIEVGVVAPDGVATQVVDRLNGIDGSPLEATATSEAAARSQVQDGDLAAALVVSADGTEDTLLVASGGGSSVVTAVQSVLTQAEASQGRTLTTEDVVPLEGGDARGLTGFYLVVGWMVGGYLVASLLGVARGSRPATPRRAAVRLASLVPYAAASGLGGALVVGPWLGALDGPVWVLTGIGTLVVLAGAAMTVALQVLLGTVGIAVAILLFVVIGNPSAGGAVPAALLPTFWRTVGPWLPNGAATEAVRSAVYFDAAGIGGPVLVIAAWAVAGAVLTMGASWVLHRRGAGPAGHTEA is encoded by the coding sequence ATGACCACGACCCGATCGGCGCGGGGCCGCGCCGCCCTGCGGACCTTCCGCGACGCCGTACCGCTGCGGTCCGTCGGGCTCGTGCTCGGCGTGCTGGTGCTGCAGCTGGCGTTCGTCGCGTCGTACGTCGGCGCGTTCCACGACCCGACGCCCCACGAGATCGAGGTCGGGGTGGTGGCGCCGGACGGCGTCGCGACGCAGGTCGTCGACCGGCTGAACGGCATCGACGGGTCCCCTCTCGAAGCGACGGCGACGAGCGAGGCGGCCGCGCGGTCGCAGGTGCAGGACGGCGACCTCGCCGCGGCCCTGGTGGTCTCCGCCGACGGCACCGAGGACACGCTGCTCGTCGCCTCGGGCGGCGGGTCGTCCGTCGTGACCGCGGTGCAGTCGGTGCTCACGCAGGCGGAGGCGTCGCAGGGACGCACGCTCACGACGGAGGACGTCGTGCCCCTCGAGGGCGGGGACGCCCGCGGGCTGACCGGCTTCTACCTCGTCGTCGGCTGGATGGTGGGCGGCTACCTCGTCGCCTCCCTGCTCGGGGTCGCGCGGGGCAGCCGTCCCGCCACGCCCCGCCGGGCGGCGGTGCGGCTCGCCTCGCTGGTGCCGTACGCCGCGGCCTCGGGCCTCGGCGGCGCGCTCGTCGTCGGTCCCTGGTTGGGGGCCCTGGACGGGCCGGTCTGGGTGCTGACCGGCATCGGGACCCTCGTGGTGCTCGCCGGAGCGGCGATGACGGTGGCCCTCCAGGTGCTGCTGGGCACGGTGGGCATCGCCGTCGCCATCCTGCTCTTCGTCGTCATCGGCAACCCGAGCGCCGGCGGTGCCGTGCCCGCGGCGCTGTTGCCGACCTTCTGGCGCACGGTCGGGCCGTGGCTGCCCAACGGGGCGGCGACGGAGGCGGTGCGCAGCGCGGTCTACTTCGACGCGGCCGGGATCGGTGGCCCCGTGCTGGTCATCGCGGCCTGGGCGGTCGCCGGCGCCGTGCTGACGATGGGCGCGTCGTGGGTGCTGCACCGGCGGGGCGCCGGGCCCGCGGGGCACACGGAGGCGTGA
- a CDS encoding TetR/AcrR family transcriptional regulator, with translation MSRTAGRPRRAGISRAVLDAAVELVARDGYRATSLDDIARASGVAKTTVYRRWDSKGALVAAALLDRLGDLPGVTGESDLRATVAWLAGAASRPDVHALLLGVLAETTDSELRAELRAQVRAPFLAALTQGWGVETDAAATAFDLVVGTLLFRLAGSEPVERKLVTDLTDLVVGYLVDQRRGT, from the coding sequence GTGAGCAGGACCGCGGGCCGACCCCGCCGCGCCGGCATCAGCCGCGCGGTGCTCGACGCCGCCGTCGAGCTCGTCGCGCGCGACGGCTACCGCGCCACCTCGCTCGACGACATCGCCCGCGCCTCGGGGGTCGCCAAGACGACGGTCTACCGCCGGTGGGACTCCAAGGGCGCCCTCGTCGCCGCCGCGCTCCTCGACCGGCTCGGCGACCTCCCCGGCGTCACCGGGGAGAGCGACCTGCGGGCCACGGTGGCCTGGCTCGCGGGCGCCGCGAGCCGGCCCGACGTCCACGCCCTCCTGCTCGGCGTGCTGGCCGAGACCACCGACTCGGAGCTCCGCGCCGAGCTGCGCGCCCAGGTGCGGGCCCCGTTCCTCGCGGCGCTCACCCAGGGCTGGGGGGTCGAGACCGACGCCGCCGCCACCGCGTTCGACCTCGTGGTCGGCACGCTCCTGTTCCGCTTAGCGGGGTCCGAGCCCGTCGAGCGGAAGCTCGTCACCGACCTCACCGACCTCGTGGTGGGTTACCTGGTGGACCAGCGACGCGGTACCTGA
- a CDS encoding VanZ family protein, whose product MFRQAPVLPVVVPIAALVLLGLLLHLRRRGLLSLPRASVALALAVYVAGVVANTVFPVYLDKPTSTVPWHAGLALVPFHDYEVADALMNVGVFLPVGVLASLLLARPSWGRVLAVAALFSLVIEVTQYVTARTLGGGHIADVNDLLWNVVGGVLGWALLRLAVRAPAVARLHDRFAWR is encoded by the coding sequence GTGTTCCGCCAGGCCCCCGTGCTCCCCGTCGTCGTGCCGATCGCTGCTCTCGTGCTCCTCGGCCTCCTCCTCCACCTGCGCCGTCGGGGCCTGCTCAGCCTGCCGCGGGCGAGCGTCGCGCTCGCCCTGGCGGTGTACGTCGCGGGCGTCGTCGCCAACACGGTCTTCCCGGTCTACCTCGACAAGCCGACCTCCACGGTGCCCTGGCACGCGGGACTCGCCCTCGTCCCCTTCCACGACTACGAGGTGGCCGACGCCCTCATGAACGTCGGCGTGTTCCTCCCGGTGGGTGTGCTCGCGTCCCTCCTTCTGGCCCGACCGTCGTGGGGACGGGTGCTCGCCGTCGCGGCGCTCTTCAGCTTGGTCATCGAGGTGACGCAGTACGTCACCGCCCGCACCCTGGGGGGCGGGCACATCGCCGACGTGAACGACCTGCTCTGGAACGTGGTGGGCGGCGTGCTCGGCTGGGCGCTGCTGCGCCTGGCCGTGCGCGCACCGGCGGTGGCACGGCTGCACGACCGGTTCGCCTGGCGCTGA